A window of Cohnella herbarum contains these coding sequences:
- a CDS encoding ABC transporter substrate-binding protein — MKKRLLLTMLSSVLVATTVTSVVGAAEKSVTLVVRHTQLGEAKQQRLNILNDVLKAVKKDVSGVEFKLDGVDSDVNRKEKLRSEMATNSAPAIFDLFGGADTQLYASEGKLLDLTPILKELGLQNKFISLGEFTVDGKVYGLPIGGFQEGYFYNKPYFAQNKLQVPKTLEELEKLAEVIKKNGKTPFAQASKQAWVALMTANTLWSRYAGPDITYGFATGKTKWNSPDMVAAFTKYSDWVKKGYFKKGELGLEYAEQRNQLIRGEAIMMYDGSWASSVFADVKQAGKMTNQVGYFPMPKVSNGKGSQTAVNGGFSNGYGFSAKVKGNAKQLAAVKSFIKNMYNDEMQIRGLEADGVLPSMKVDSAKIAKAKVSDLVKEIIAVGNKASGAFPAFDALVQPDVNTAISEGIQKLIGGKTTPKKMLDDVQEVQEEANEEAE, encoded by the coding sequence ATGAAGAAACGTCTACTACTCACTATGCTTAGCTCGGTCCTAGTGGCAACAACGGTCACAAGTGTGGTCGGCGCAGCAGAAAAAAGCGTTACTTTAGTAGTCAGACATACGCAATTGGGCGAGGCGAAACAACAACGTCTCAACATACTCAACGATGTTTTGAAAGCGGTTAAAAAAGACGTTTCCGGTGTCGAGTTCAAATTAGACGGCGTTGATTCGGACGTAAACCGCAAAGAAAAATTACGTTCCGAAATGGCAACCAACTCCGCTCCCGCTATTTTCGATCTATTCGGCGGAGCCGATACGCAATTATATGCTTCGGAAGGAAAGTTGCTGGACTTAACGCCGATTCTTAAAGAGCTTGGCTTGCAAAATAAATTTATTTCTTTGGGCGAGTTTACGGTAGACGGTAAAGTGTACGGCTTACCGATAGGCGGGTTCCAAGAAGGATATTTTTACAATAAACCATACTTCGCGCAAAACAAGCTTCAAGTTCCCAAAACGTTAGAGGAGCTCGAAAAGCTGGCCGAAGTCATTAAAAAGAACGGAAAAACGCCTTTTGCGCAAGCATCCAAACAAGCTTGGGTAGCGCTTATGACAGCGAATACATTGTGGTCCCGTTATGCAGGCCCGGATATTACTTACGGATTCGCAACCGGCAAAACCAAATGGAATAGCCCTGATATGGTCGCAGCTTTCACGAAGTACTCGGATTGGGTTAAAAAGGGTTACTTCAAAAAAGGCGAACTGGGTCTAGAGTACGCCGAACAACGCAATCAACTTATTCGCGGCGAAGCGATCATGATGTACGACGGATCTTGGGCTTCCAGCGTATTCGCGGATGTTAAACAAGCCGGTAAAATGACCAACCAAGTGGGATACTTCCCAATGCCTAAAGTGTCCAACGGCAAAGGCAGCCAAACTGCAGTTAACGGAGGGTTCTCTAACGGTTATGGTTTCTCGGCCAAAGTCAAGGGGAATGCCAAACAATTAGCGGCAGTCAAATCGTTTATCAAAAACATGTATAACGACGAAATGCAAATTCGCGGACTAGAAGCGGATGGCGTATTGCCTTCCATGAAAGTTGATAGCGCGAAAATCGCAAAAGCAAAAGTTTCCGACCTAGTGAAAGAAATTATTGCGGTAGGCAACAAAGCAAGCGGTGCATTCCCGGCATTCGACGCTCTCGTTCAACCGGACGTGAACACGGCGATTAGCGAAGGAATTCAAAAATTGATCGGCGGGAAAACCACGCCGAAGAAAATGTTGGACGACGTTCAAGAAGTTCAAGAAGAAGCGAACGAAGAGGCAGAGTAA
- a CDS encoding carbohydrate ABC transporter permease, with protein sequence MNKALRNPMTYVFFMLPILVLYVLFFIYPMIDAFAKGFTKWNGIGTPEFNGLKNFDKAFSDDKFWHSVKNNSYFILFSVFVQVPIIVFFSLLISNVKKLKGLYKTAVFVPSVMSTAVVGILWSFIYEPDIGLFNIILTKIGLDPVMWLSESKWAMVSILITNAWQWMGFYIVMVLAAILSIPKEIDEAAVIDGANGFQRAIRITMPLIMPIISVVIMLSIAGAMKAADIVIVMTKGGPGGATDVMATYMIKYGITNVKYGYGNAIAVLIFVFTLILTALYQLLIARRSERIEY encoded by the coding sequence ATGAATAAAGCCTTAAGAAACCCTATGACTTACGTGTTCTTTATGTTGCCCATTCTCGTGCTCTACGTCTTATTTTTCATATATCCGATGATCGATGCTTTCGCCAAAGGGTTTACGAAATGGAACGGCATCGGAACGCCTGAGTTTAATGGTTTAAAAAACTTTGATAAAGCATTTTCGGATGATAAATTTTGGCATTCCGTCAAAAACAATAGTTATTTCATTTTATTCTCCGTTTTCGTGCAAGTCCCGATCATCGTATTTTTCTCGCTATTGATCAGCAACGTAAAAAAACTCAAGGGATTGTACAAAACAGCCGTATTCGTTCCCTCGGTCATGTCGACCGCGGTAGTCGGTATTTTGTGGAGTTTCATCTACGAACCCGATATCGGCTTGTTTAACATTATCCTAACGAAAATAGGACTTGATCCGGTAATGTGGTTGTCCGAATCCAAATGGGCGATGGTGTCTATCTTGATTACGAACGCTTGGCAGTGGATGGGATTCTACATTGTTATGGTTCTTGCCGCGATCTTATCGATTCCGAAGGAAATCGATGAAGCCGCCGTCATCGACGGAGCTAACGGTTTTCAACGCGCGATTCGAATAACGATGCCTCTCATCATGCCGATTATTTCCGTTGTTATTATGCTCTCCATCGCAGGAGCGATGAAAGCGGCCGATATTGTTATCGTCATGACCAAGGGCGGCCCAGGGGGAGCAACGGATGTTATGGCGACTTATATGATCAAATACGGGATAACGAACGTGAAATACGGATACGGCAACGCGATCGCCGTGTTGATTTTCGTTTTCACTCTCATTCTTACGGCGTTGTATCAGTTATTGATTGCTAGAAGAAGCGAAAGGATCGAATACTAA
- a CDS encoding carbohydrate ABC transporter permease yields MIRSMKKSVSHIVLLVYLIAILYPFLFVLFSSLKTDNQAIASNPFGLPSSFHFENFHEAWVNANISVYFFNSLYIATLCSIATILISSLAAFAITRMRYSKLSKGMFQFILIGMLIPGNALLLPIYILLKDTSILGTHLALIIPYTAGAIPFTVIILSAFMRSIPSELEEASVMDGLSAKGIFARIILPITIPALVTVFIVNFIGNWNEFLMANFFISTDELRTLPVGMVGFRDTYNTNYAQMSAGIVYSIVPVMIIYAVLQKQIIEGLTAGSVKG; encoded by the coding sequence ATGATAAGATCGATGAAAAAAAGTGTCAGTCACATTGTTTTACTAGTCTACTTGATCGCGATCCTTTATCCGTTCCTGTTCGTTCTCTTCTCGTCCTTGAAGACGGATAATCAGGCGATTGCGAGCAATCCGTTCGGTCTCCCGTCATCGTTTCATTTCGAAAATTTTCACGAGGCCTGGGTAAATGCGAATATTAGCGTGTACTTTTTTAATAGCTTGTATATCGCAACGCTGTGCTCGATCGCTACCATTCTAATTTCTTCCCTGGCAGCTTTTGCGATTACGCGGATGCGTTATTCGAAATTAAGCAAGGGGATGTTCCAATTTATTCTGATTGGCATGCTCATTCCAGGTAATGCCTTACTGCTTCCTATTTACATATTGTTGAAAGACACGTCTATTCTGGGCACGCATTTGGCGTTAATCATCCCCTATACCGCCGGGGCGATTCCGTTTACGGTTATTATTTTGTCGGCGTTTATGCGCTCTATTCCAAGCGAGCTTGAAGAAGCCTCCGTTATGGACGGTTTGAGCGCAAAGGGGATATTCGCGCGAATTATTTTGCCCATTACGATCCCGGCACTGGTAACCGTGTTTATCGTCAACTTCATCGGCAACTGGAACGAGTTCCTAATGGCGAATTTCTTCATCTCCACGGATGAATTGCGTACTCTGCCTGTCGGGATGGTCGGTTTCCGCGACACGTATAATACGAATTACGCGCAAATGTCGGCGGGAATCGTATACAGCATCGTTCCGGTCATGATTATTTACGCAGTCCTGCAAAAACAAATAATCGAAGGTTTAACCGCAGGTAGCGTCAAAGGCTGA
- a CDS encoding GTP pyrophosphokinase encodes MEQFKRFKEEITRFLMMYKFALDSLETKIEILKEEFHFLHDYNPIEHTKSRLKSPESILNKMNRKGCDISFVSIRDKIKDIAGLRITCSFVSDIYRIREMLRSQSDLTILETKDYIEHPKPNGYQSLHLIVEVPVYMSDRQEKVCVEVQIRTIAMDFWASLEHKIFYKYNEAVPLRLLQELKEAADSAAALDKQMERLHNEIAEIKENHEASEIAKTKRIIIKDQEYQIPAALLEMIDIGQGND; translated from the coding sequence ATGGAACAATTCAAAAGATTCAAGGAAGAAATTACCCGGTTTTTAATGATGTACAAATTCGCCCTGGATTCCTTGGAAACGAAGATCGAAATCTTAAAAGAAGAGTTTCATTTCCTGCACGATTACAACCCGATCGAACATACGAAATCCCGTTTGAAATCGCCGGAAAGCATTTTAAACAAAATGAACCGGAAAGGCTGCGATATTTCTTTTGTCAGTATTCGGGATAAGATAAAAGATATCGCCGGCTTGCGCATTACTTGTTCGTTCGTCTCCGACATTTATCGAATCAGAGAGATGCTGAGAAGTCAATCCGACCTCACGATCTTGGAGACGAAAGATTATATCGAGCACCCGAAGCCAAATGGATATCAAAGTCTGCATCTGATCGTCGAAGTGCCGGTCTATATGTCCGATAGGCAGGAAAAGGTATGCGTAGAGGTGCAAATCCGAACGATAGCGATGGATTTCTGGGCTAGTTTGGAGCACAAAATTTTCTACAAATACAACGAGGCCGTCCCTCTAAGGCTTCTGCAAGAGTTGAAAGAAGCCGCTGATTCCGCAGCGGCGTTGGATAAGCAAATGGAAAGATTGCATAACGAAATCGCGGAGATCAAGGAAAATCACGAAGCCAGCGAGATCGCCAAAACGAAAAGAATCATCATCAAAGATCAGGAGTATCAAATTCCAGCAGCTCTGCTGGAAATGATCGACATCGGGCAAGGAAACGATTAG
- the hflC gene encoding protease modulator HflC, with amino-acid sequence MSKRLIIWLASVIVVIILGAGSLFVVKEGEYKVVLKFGEAMRVEESPGLHFKIPFIESLSKLPKYQMTYESNPTTILTKDKKPIIVDNYTVWRINNPQSFLKTVQTLGGGIQRIDEAVYNSVRRKLSEINYDNIISENTERGNINDDITNDVADAIVRDNYGIEIIDVRIKRTDLPEGNKQSVYNRMISDRESIAARYLSEGDEESRKITSKADRTATELLAQAQADAKKIIAQGEQEAAQIYNEAYGKDPEFYNFYRTLQSYVKTLENEPVIMLPIDSPYTRILLGK; translated from the coding sequence ATGAGTAAAAGACTAATCATATGGCTCGCAAGCGTTATCGTCGTCATTATTCTCGGCGCCGGTTCATTGTTCGTCGTCAAGGAAGGCGAGTACAAGGTTGTTCTTAAGTTCGGCGAAGCGATGAGAGTCGAGGAAAGTCCGGGATTACATTTTAAAATTCCTTTTATCGAAAGCTTATCGAAGCTTCCCAAATACCAAATGACGTACGAGAGCAACCCGACTACGATTTTGACGAAGGATAAGAAACCGATAATCGTCGATAACTATACCGTATGGAGAATCAACAACCCGCAAAGTTTTTTGAAAACGGTCCAAACGTTGGGCGGGGGCATTCAACGGATCGACGAAGCCGTATACAACTCGGTACGTCGCAAGCTTTCCGAGATCAATTATGATAATATTATTAGCGAGAATACCGAACGAGGCAACATCAACGATGACATTACGAACGATGTAGCCGATGCGATCGTAAGGGATAACTACGGTATCGAGATCATAGACGTTCGAATTAAGCGTACCGACCTGCCGGAAGGGAACAAGCAGAGCGTTTATAACCGGATGATCTCGGATCGCGAGTCCATCGCGGCGCGATATTTGTCCGAAGGTGACGAGGAATCCCGCAAAATTACGTCGAAAGCGGACCGTACGGCAACGGAGCTGCTGGCACAAGCGCAAGCTGACGCCAAGAAAATCATCGCGCAAGGCGAGCAGGAAGCCGCTCAAATCTACAACGAAGCTTATGGCAAGGATCCGGAATTTTATAATTTCTACCGCACATTGCAAAGCTACGTCAAGACGTTGGAGAATGAGCCGGTCATTATGTTGCCGATCGATTCGCCTTACACTCGCATTTTACTCGGTAAATAA
- the hflK gene encoding FtsH protease activity modulator HflK: MELVKIPKRPNNPLDLPPGMLKKIGIGVAALLVVIIAYSSFYTVQEQERAAVLTFGKYTTETTAGLHFKWPYPIQQVVIVPAELTQRIYIGYRMQGDVITPVEEEALMITGDENIVSADAVVQWKINNIHEYLYNIDNPEQFLRNAASSSIRSIIGSEKLDYAITDGKTVIQDKVREKLLELQGKYRTGMQIIDIKFQDIEPPSGQVEEAFQKVTNAREEKNTKINNAAKYENDKIPKARGEAQALLENAEAEKKSRILNAQGDVAQFNAIFAEYAKNKDVTESRLIVETLEKILPKAKIFISDSNGDTVKYLPINELLRNTGSASGAATGTASGSAGAQQGGTAK; encoded by the coding sequence ATGGAACTCGTAAAAATTCCGAAAAGACCGAACAATCCGCTGGATCTGCCGCCGGGCATGCTCAAGAAAATCGGCATTGGCGTTGCGGCGCTTTTGGTAGTAATTATTGCTTATTCATCCTTTTACACCGTGCAAGAACAGGAAAGAGCCGCCGTACTGACTTTCGGTAAGTACACGACGGAGACGACGGCAGGTCTGCATTTCAAATGGCCTTATCCGATCCAGCAGGTCGTTATCGTACCCGCGGAGCTTACCCAACGCATTTATATCGGCTATCGCATGCAAGGGGACGTTATTACTCCGGTCGAAGAAGAAGCGTTAATGATCACGGGCGACGAGAACATCGTTTCCGCGGACGCGGTCGTTCAGTGGAAAATAAATAACATTCACGAGTACTTGTACAACATCGATAATCCGGAACAGTTTCTGCGTAACGCCGCAAGCTCTTCCATTCGTTCCATCATCGGGTCCGAGAAGCTGGATTACGCGATAACGGACGGTAAAACCGTCATACAGGATAAAGTACGCGAGAAGCTTCTGGAGCTTCAAGGCAAATACCGTACGGGCATGCAGATCATCGACATCAAGTTCCAGGATATCGAGCCGCCGAGCGGGCAAGTCGAGGAAGCGTTCCAGAAGGTTACGAACGCGCGCGAGGAAAAGAATACGAAAATCAACAACGCGGCCAAATACGAGAACGATAAAATTCCGAAAGCTCGCGGAGAAGCCCAAGCGTTGCTCGAGAACGCGGAAGCGGAGAAAAAGTCGCGTATCCTTAACGCTCAAGGCGACGTGGCTCAATTTAACGCAATCTTTGCGGAATACGCGAAGAACAAAGACGTAACCGAAAGCCGATTAATCGTGGAAACGCTGGAAAAGATATTGCCTAAGGCAAAAATTTTCATCTCGGATTCCAACGGCGATACCGTCAAGTATTTGCCGATCAATGAGCTTCTTCGAAACACCGGCTCCGCATCGGGTGCCGCGACAGGTACTGCTTCCGGTTCTGCAGGCGCTCAGCAAGGAGGGACCGCGAAATGA